The following proteins are co-located in the Paenibacillus sp. FSL H8-0079 genome:
- a CDS encoding alpha-L-arabinofuranosidase C-terminal domain-containing protein, with product MTTYQNQLIAQYTFEDAVQIGKDSSGNGHDSLAKGELPPVISELKGRSAVTLNGGENGTSYLQLPSDLLRDVSDNTGITIATWVFLGKGSNVWERIFDFGKGEKGPYMFLTRQLLGTLYAGDNLVVHPSRGVASGEWLHIALSVAGSQGGTLSSAGPIVYVNGEKAADGSISQTSSGNYAKLREWFDSFTDPENYSQNYIGRSQYAADVDFAGSLSDFRIYGAALTMDEVIEVMCESLTDEAIVKLAADKYLSFPNRIITKDVSLPADLLGGKVKVQWNSSEPAVLSENGEVQAITSAQEVTLRALLHRGDRKLSQSFDVSVVPAHLPPYTVTIHGDQKVADISEVMYGLFYEDINNAADGGIYAELVQNRSFESFAFDTYSHDSGECGCSTGRNREPLFAWSGDTEKMLVQHTDGLNVHFNVEDPEVNAYYVTVQDGATIRNRGFSDSNQHCAMSIKQGESYDFTVWAKAESAGTITVQLQDGTDTSVSDSVTLPVEGGGKWKKYGLLLTGTETALGQLALTFEGDISVDMVSLVPQNVWGADPAEEGISATAHANYTGNPNYRLRKDLIQALADLHPKFLRFPGGCISEGSFIWDNVYDWKDSVGPVELRKENYNVWGYMMTMGLGYMEYFQLAEDLNAAPVPVMACGVLCQARSDYAHPAGGALREYYIRNFTDLIDFALSTDFEHNEWAAVRSQMGHPEPFDLRYLGVGNENWGTDFFANFEVFKRSIDDYMKRNYPDHELHIISTVGAQADDDAYQEGWKFLSGNLTGSAQVAFADGAEVIEETVTWYENQDNYMDTIADEHYYRSNEYLLNNADRYNYYDRAYHEDGSIDWKETSKVFVGEYASTDKNTLAGAVAEAAIITGFENNADVVRLAAYAPLFNKVLTDGTYRWTPDCIWFDDETVWYTPNYYVQQLFAKHVGDQVLQTSFSTYSKGKPLNLIPRGGIEIATGHADIVVKRVTVTSNVDGSLMFDEDFRERTEPSEAWSQIPGSEGYTLTAGKGLILKAQISGLNGLYLLNDEWTNYQVHVEAERISGEDGFYIGVGLMDISLENKDVIEYAISYGGSATAVKVYKQGIEGYTLGDYSSSSAAGNLRAANYEPLENGTNYTITVNYGGDTGKNLICSYTDGRTTSKILDYKLEAYNREVFHSVTKDARHVYVKLVNADGVDKSTRICLQDLKVDASARLITLTGEDHLVHVPNVNQKNDEKVVPQEQEVTLSDTSVVLNLTAHSVNVLVLDILN from the coding sequence ATGACCACATATCAAAACCAATTAATCGCACAATACACGTTCGAAGATGCTGTTCAGATCGGGAAAGACAGCTCCGGGAACGGACATGATAGTTTGGCAAAAGGGGAGTTACCCCCTGTCATATCCGAGTTAAAAGGAAGATCGGCGGTAACTTTAAACGGGGGAGAGAATGGAACTTCTTATCTGCAATTACCTTCGGATCTGCTTCGTGATGTAAGCGATAACACAGGAATTACGATTGCAACTTGGGTATTTCTCGGTAAGGGGTCTAATGTGTGGGAACGCATTTTTGACTTTGGCAAAGGGGAGAAGGGACCCTATATGTTTCTGACACGTCAGCTCCTGGGTACGTTATATGCCGGTGATAATCTGGTTGTCCACCCAAGTCGAGGAGTTGCAAGTGGAGAATGGCTGCATATTGCACTCTCTGTGGCAGGCAGCCAAGGGGGAACGTTGAGCAGTGCAGGTCCGATTGTGTATGTGAATGGGGAGAAGGCTGCAGACGGTTCGATTAGTCAGACATCCAGCGGAAATTATGCCAAATTGCGGGAATGGTTTGATTCGTTCACCGATCCTGAGAATTATAGTCAGAATTATATCGGACGTTCCCAGTATGCAGCGGATGTGGATTTTGCAGGTTCGTTATCCGACTTTCGGATCTATGGGGCAGCGCTCACCATGGATGAAGTCATTGAAGTGATGTGTGAGTCACTGACAGATGAAGCGATTGTGAAGCTTGCGGCGGACAAGTACTTGTCCTTCCCAAACCGAATTATCACCAAAGATGTGTCACTGCCAGCAGATTTGCTGGGTGGTAAAGTGAAGGTTCAGTGGAATTCCAGTGAGCCGGCAGTCTTGTCCGAGAACGGAGAGGTTCAGGCAATCACATCGGCACAAGAGGTTACGCTCCGTGCGCTTCTGCACAGAGGAGATCGTAAGCTGAGCCAAAGCTTTGACGTGTCTGTTGTGCCGGCGCATCTCCCACCTTATACGGTCACCATCCATGGGGATCAGAAGGTGGCAGACATCAGTGAAGTCATGTATGGGCTTTTCTACGAGGATATTAACAACGCGGCAGATGGCGGAATCTATGCAGAGCTTGTTCAGAATCGATCATTTGAATCCTTTGCATTCGATACGTACTCGCATGACTCTGGAGAATGTGGTTGTTCGACAGGGCGAAACCGTGAGCCTTTGTTTGCTTGGTCAGGCGATACGGAGAAAATGCTCGTACAGCATACGGATGGACTGAACGTTCACTTTAACGTGGAAGACCCTGAAGTCAATGCTTATTATGTAACGGTTCAGGATGGGGCAACGATTCGAAATCGCGGATTCTCAGACTCCAACCAGCATTGTGCCATGTCCATCAAGCAGGGTGAATCGTATGACTTTACCGTATGGGCAAAAGCAGAATCGGCAGGAACGATCACCGTTCAATTACAGGATGGGACTGACACTTCCGTCAGTGATTCGGTAACGCTTCCGGTTGAAGGTGGGGGAAAATGGAAGAAATACGGTTTGCTTCTGACTGGAACGGAGACTGCACTTGGTCAATTGGCACTTACGTTTGAGGGTGACATCTCCGTTGATATGGTGTCCTTAGTCCCTCAGAATGTATGGGGAGCTGATCCGGCAGAAGAAGGAATATCGGCTACAGCACATGCCAACTATACAGGTAATCCGAACTATCGATTGAGAAAAGATCTAATCCAAGCACTCGCAGATCTTCATCCGAAGTTCCTGCGTTTTCCGGGAGGATGCATCTCGGAGGGATCTTTCATCTGGGATAACGTATATGACTGGAAGGATTCTGTGGGTCCGGTTGAGCTCCGCAAAGAGAATTATAATGTCTGGGGTTACATGATGACGATGGGGCTTGGTTATATGGAGTACTTCCAACTGGCGGAAGATCTCAATGCCGCTCCGGTTCCAGTTATGGCTTGCGGTGTGTTGTGTCAGGCACGATCGGATTACGCTCACCCTGCGGGTGGCGCTTTAAGGGAGTATTATATCCGCAACTTTACAGATTTAATTGATTTTGCGCTCAGTACAGACTTTGAACACAACGAATGGGCGGCGGTACGAAGCCAGATGGGACATCCTGAACCATTCGATCTTCGTTATCTGGGTGTAGGCAATGAGAACTGGGGTACTGATTTTTTTGCCAACTTCGAAGTATTCAAACGTTCGATAGATGACTACATGAAACGGAACTATCCTGATCATGAGCTGCACATTATCTCGACGGTTGGTGCTCAGGCAGATGATGATGCGTACCAGGAAGGATGGAAATTCCTCAGCGGGAATCTGACCGGATCGGCTCAAGTTGCTTTTGCGGATGGTGCTGAGGTGATTGAGGAGACCGTAACCTGGTATGAGAATCAGGACAATTACATGGACACCATCGCAGATGAGCACTATTACCGATCCAATGAATATTTACTGAATAACGCGGATCGGTACAATTATTATGACCGGGCTTATCATGAAGACGGAAGTATCGATTGGAAAGAAACATCCAAAGTATTTGTGGGAGAATATGCTTCCACCGACAAAAACACGCTGGCTGGTGCGGTCGCAGAAGCTGCGATCATAACCGGATTTGAAAATAATGCGGACGTTGTGCGTTTGGCTGCCTATGCGCCATTGTTCAACAAAGTACTAACGGACGGTACTTACCGCTGGACGCCAGACTGCATCTGGTTTGATGATGAAACGGTTTGGTATACACCGAATTATTATGTACAGCAGCTTTTTGCAAAACATGTAGGAGATCAGGTGCTTCAGACTTCATTCTCCACCTATAGCAAAGGCAAACCGTTGAATCTCATTCCGCGTGGCGGCATCGAAATTGCAACAGGTCATGCAGACATCGTGGTGAAGCGAGTTACGGTGACGTCCAATGTGGATGGAAGTTTAATGTTTGATGAAGATTTCAGAGAACGTACAGAGCCTAGTGAGGCATGGAGCCAGATTCCCGGATCGGAAGGATACACGTTAACCGCTGGGAAAGGGCTCATCTTGAAGGCACAAATAAGTGGATTGAACGGATTGTACCTGTTGAATGACGAATGGACCAACTACCAAGTTCACGTTGAGGCTGAAAGAATTTCAGGTGAGGATGGTTTTTACATCGGCGTGGGACTGATGGATATCTCGCTCGAGAATAAGGATGTCATCGAGTACGCAATCAGTTACGGGGGAAGTGCCACAGCGGTGAAGGTTTACAAACAAGGGATTGAGGGTTACACCTTGGGAGACTATTCATCCAGTTCGGCAGCAGGTAACCTGAGAGCGGCCAACTATGAACCACTCGAGAATGGGACCAATTATACGATTACGGTTAACTATGGTGGGGACACAGGCAAGAATCTGATCTGCTCCTATACAGACGGTCGCACTACCAGCAAGATTCTGGATTACAAGCTGGAAGCTTACAACCGGGAAGTATTTCACTCTGTTACGAAAGACGCACGGCATGTGTATGTGAAACTGGTGAATGCAGATGGTGTGGATAAATCAACCCGGATTTGCCTGCAGGATCTGAAGGTTGATGCTTCAGCCAGATTGATCACGCTTACTGGAGAAGATCATTTGGTGCATGTTCCGAATGTGAATCAGAAGAATGATGAGAAAGTGGTTCCCCAAGAACAGGAGGTTACACTATCCGATACATCGGTGGTGCTTAACTTAACAGCTCATTCAGTGAATGTATTAGTTTTGGATATTCTGAATTAA
- a CDS encoding ABC transporter permease subunit: MRSNYKQFIRNVPLHLMILPGLLIIIVFGYIPMAGLSIAFQNFSPIAGFKNMNWVGLDNFRYLFDLPGFSQVVWNTVFISTMKIVSGLVIPVLVALLLNEVRKTGFKRTIQTVIYMPHFFSWVILAGIIVDVLSPSTGIVNMLLKALGIDPIQFLASNEWFPYILVITDQWKEFGFGTIIYLAALTNIDKSLYEASVMDGAGRWKQTWHITLPGIRPIVILMVTLSLGNVLNGGFDQVFNLYNPLVYESGDILDTMIYRIGLQDAQYSVSTALGLIKSVVSFIFIGLGYFLAYRFANYRIF, from the coding sequence ATGCGTTCCAACTACAAACAATTTATCCGAAACGTTCCGCTTCATCTCATGATTCTGCCTGGACTGCTCATTATTATTGTATTCGGTTACATTCCGATGGCGGGGTTGTCTATTGCCTTTCAGAATTTTTCTCCCATTGCCGGATTCAAAAACATGAATTGGGTGGGATTGGACAATTTCAGGTACCTGTTCGATCTGCCGGGGTTCTCGCAGGTTGTATGGAATACGGTATTTATATCAACGATGAAAATTGTGTCCGGCTTGGTGATTCCGGTACTTGTAGCCTTATTGCTCAATGAGGTTCGCAAGACAGGATTTAAACGAACGATTCAGACCGTGATCTATATGCCTCATTTTTTCTCATGGGTTATTCTGGCGGGAATCATCGTGGATGTGTTATCTCCAAGCACCGGGATCGTTAATATGTTGTTGAAAGCCTTGGGGATTGACCCGATTCAATTCCTGGCTAGTAACGAGTGGTTCCCTTACATACTTGTCATTACAGATCAATGGAAAGAATTCGGATTTGGTACGATTATCTATCTGGCTGCCCTCACGAATATTGATAAGTCTCTGTATGAGGCCTCTGTTATGGATGGCGCAGGAAGATGGAAACAGACATGGCATATTACACTGCCAGGCATTCGCCCGATCGTAATTTTGATGGTAACGCTTAGTCTGGGAAATGTACTCAACGGCGGTTTTGACCAAGTGTTCAACCTCTATAATCCATTGGTATATGAATCAGGAGATATCCTGGATACGATGATCTACCGGATCGGATTGCAGGATGCACAGTATTCTGTATCGACAGCGTTGGGTCTGATCAAATCGGTCGTTTCCTTCATTTTTATCGGACTTGGTTATTTCTTGGCCTATCGGTTTGCGAATTATCGGATATTCTAG
- a CDS encoding carbohydrate ABC transporter permease yields the protein MHHASRAYRWFLGFNYVILTILALLCLFPIVNILAISFSSSDAVKAGSVTFWPVDFTLSSYQYILENQQFLNSFGTSLLRVVLGVTTNLIFTILVAYPLSKEAAKFRSRTFYAWIFVFTMLFSGGLIPGYLVVKEAGLLDSIWALILPGAVPIFNVLLMLNFFRGLPKELEEASWMDGAGHFRTLWSIYLPISLPSIATITLFAMVGHWNAWFDGMIYMKSPEGYPLATYLQSMLQQVTMIQSEMMTLEDATLLSQVSDRTTQASQIFLSVIPILLVYPFLQRYFVHGLVVGSVKG from the coding sequence ATGCACCACGCTTCAAGAGCCTATCGGTGGTTTCTAGGGTTTAACTACGTCATCCTGACCATTCTTGCCTTGTTATGCCTGTTCCCGATTGTGAATATATTAGCCATTTCATTTAGTTCAAGTGATGCAGTCAAAGCGGGCAGTGTCACATTCTGGCCTGTGGATTTTACGTTGTCCTCGTATCAATACATTCTGGAAAACCAGCAATTCCTGAACTCATTCGGCACCAGCCTTCTTCGTGTAGTTCTGGGAGTTACAACCAATCTGATCTTCACAATTCTGGTAGCTTATCCGCTCTCCAAAGAGGCTGCCAAGTTCCGTTCAAGAACGTTCTATGCCTGGATCTTCGTATTCACCATGTTATTCAGTGGAGGATTGATCCCGGGTTATCTGGTGGTTAAGGAAGCGGGTCTGCTGGATTCCATCTGGGCTCTGATTCTGCCGGGTGCCGTTCCGATCTTTAATGTGCTGCTTATGCTCAACTTCTTCCGAGGTTTGCCGAAGGAGCTTGAAGAAGCTTCTTGGATGGATGGGGCGGGGCATTTTCGCACACTATGGAGCATTTATCTACCGATCTCTCTGCCAAGTATCGCGACCATTACGTTGTTCGCCATGGTAGGACACTGGAACGCCTGGTTTGATGGCATGATCTATATGAAGAGTCCGGAAGGCTATCCGCTCGCTACGTATCTTCAGTCCATGTTACAGCAGGTGACGATGATCCAGAGCGAGATGATGACGTTGGAGGATGCGACGCTCTTAAGTCAGGTATCGGATAGAACGACTCAAGCTTCCCAGATCTTTTTGTCCGTTATTCCGATTCTGCTCGTGTACCCATTCCTGCAGCGGTATTTCGTTCATGGGCTTGTTGTCGGAAGTGTTAAGGGATAA
- a CDS encoding histidine kinase, whose translation MRFIQGRWRESSIVVKLMIAFVLVILPLYGISIMITQVSSKQMQTEVEKAHESKLYFYHNHLQFELERMSALVTEFSFDETMSTLSTRAAIMSRYEVTSSLNNIHNKLSQIMVTSPYISDVVYYVPALHKRVSAADGIRDVEDNEWQNLLATMGNLNGELSHSNNDLYFLKSNPYNMNYEEPPNFILGIRLSAEELKHRLQQLSETGESEITLSFGEQQHVVISSSEQPAPVKPLRTVSPEPSESMQVTKFQSDPYLYYSLHDKDHSFTLTATIPQDVLRAPLEQYNVWLWMVTFMSVVIIVVFSFSIYRSIHQPLAVLIRGFRMAEQGQTSVHIPSSRRDEFGYLYSRFNHMIERLHILIDENYVARIRTSEAELKHLQSQIQPHFLYNSLFSIKQMAEVENLELIQEFTDYLGQYFRYMSRDSHTEVSLGAEIDHALVYASIQKIRFGSRIQLELENLDTRYKMISIPRVIIQPIVENVFEHALAKRSQGGILQLSYQQEQGYLSIRIEDDGDQLSDETLNYLQSAFEETERKHGNEEITGLMNVNQRLKIKFGAAYGLTAQRSELGGLCILVKIPWKGE comes from the coding sequence TTGCGATTCATCCAGGGGAGATGGAGAGAGTCATCCATTGTCGTTAAACTGATGATTGCTTTTGTACTGGTCATTCTGCCCTTGTACGGGATAAGCATTATGATTACGCAAGTCAGCTCCAAGCAGATGCAGACGGAGGTGGAGAAGGCACATGAATCCAAATTGTACTTCTATCATAATCATCTGCAATTCGAATTGGAGCGAATGAGTGCGCTGGTTACCGAATTTTCATTTGATGAAACCATGTCCACGCTAAGTACACGAGCCGCGATTATGAGCAGGTATGAAGTCACTTCCAGTCTGAACAACATTCACAACAAGCTGAGTCAGATCATGGTAACGAGCCCCTACATTAGTGATGTGGTGTACTATGTTCCTGCTCTACACAAACGGGTCAGTGCCGCGGACGGGATTCGCGACGTGGAGGATAACGAGTGGCAGAATCTGCTCGCCACGATGGGCAATCTGAATGGCGAATTATCACATTCCAATAACGATCTCTATTTTCTGAAAAGTAATCCATATAACATGAACTATGAGGAGCCACCCAATTTCATATTAGGGATACGCTTGTCTGCTGAAGAACTGAAACATCGTTTGCAGCAGCTATCGGAAACGGGCGAAAGTGAGATTACACTGAGTTTTGGTGAACAGCAACATGTAGTGATCTCTTCTTCAGAGCAGCCAGCACCTGTTAAACCGCTTCGAACAGTTTCGCCTGAACCGTCCGAGTCCATGCAAGTTACGAAGTTTCAATCCGATCCATATCTCTATTATTCGTTACATGATAAGGATCACTCGTTCACGCTGACAGCCACTATACCGCAAGATGTGCTGAGAGCACCGCTGGAACAATACAACGTATGGTTATGGATGGTCACCTTCATGTCGGTTGTGATCATTGTTGTCTTCTCGTTTTCGATCTACAGATCAATTCACCAACCGCTAGCGGTACTCATTCGAGGATTCAGGATGGCAGAGCAGGGCCAGACAAGCGTACATATTCCTTCATCCAGAAGGGATGAATTCGGCTATTTGTACTCTCGATTCAACCATATGATAGAGCGCTTACATATCTTGATCGATGAGAATTATGTAGCACGGATTCGAACAAGTGAGGCGGAACTCAAACATCTGCAATCCCAGATTCAACCTCACTTTCTATACAATAGTCTGTTCAGCATCAAGCAAATGGCTGAGGTGGAGAATTTGGAGCTCATTCAGGAATTCACCGACTATCTGGGCCAATATTTCAGATATATGTCCCGGGATTCTCATACGGAGGTTTCGTTGGGGGCTGAGATTGACCATGCGCTGGTCTATGCATCCATTCAGAAAATTCGGTTTGGTTCGAGGATTCAATTGGAATTGGAGAATCTGGATACGAGGTACAAAATGATTTCGATTCCCAGAGTCATCATCCAGCCAATCGTGGAAAATGTGTTCGAGCATGCACTAGCCAAGCGTAGTCAGGGAGGAATTCTACAGCTTTCATACCAACAGGAGCAGGGTTACCTGTCCATTCGTATTGAGGATGATGGGGATCAGTTATCGGACGAAACCTTGAATTACCTGCAATCTGCCTTTGAGGAAACAGAGCGGAAACATGGAAACGAAGAGATAACCGGGCTCATGAATGTGAATCAGCGATTAAAAATCAAATTCGGGGCCGCCTATGGTCTTACAGCGCAGCGAAGTGAGCTCGGTGGGTTATGCATTCTAGTGAAAATTCCATGGAAAGGGGAGTAG
- a CDS encoding response regulator, protein MQRMLIVDDEPVILDGLYAFFQKANIQDMEIIKAYSAFEAIDWLNSVKIDIVLSDICMPGMDGMQLIEQIMDRWPRCKVLLLTGHNEFDYAHQAIRNPCVVDYLLKTEGMNHIRAAVERALTQISEENDFRYQAAWFRSKLPRALPQLQRQLLLDVLKRTDRHDIASLQEELDAVQLPFQSDQLVIPVIIRVEEWNNYQSQADRSLIRYAVANVAEELLQDKAKVKAIDLDAQVIACFIQSQEGHPSNGSNTQEERGSQLDSWIQTLRFVYGTLESVQQSCADCLNLSVSIMVSEQAVEWSRVNQAIAQLRLSIHESPGLGMEKLLRVNIQDELPYTPSIMNQQGVVALHLDQIKQRITAGDREWIESFHKWTEAAKEGLQDPFFRMKTYTGAASVLIEVLHELGLYESAMEEISLPRMLHFDIHTAWTDLVLFYQSAYEWMISKRSDVRLNDQSQILITIHHYIKHHLEDDLSLTRIAQEVSLNPSYLSRWYKRITGKGISDYIHDRRVELSKELLLGSSCKMHEISAKVGFSDQHYFYRFFKKAIGCTPQEYRDQKS, encoded by the coding sequence ATGCAGCGGATGCTTATTGTTGATGATGAACCCGTTATTTTGGATGGACTGTATGCGTTCTTTCAAAAGGCAAATATTCAGGACATGGAGATTATTAAGGCATACTCTGCTTTTGAAGCCATCGATTGGCTGAACTCGGTAAAGATTGATATTGTACTCAGCGATATCTGTATGCCTGGTATGGATGGTATGCAATTGATAGAGCAGATTATGGATCGGTGGCCACGATGTAAAGTGCTGTTGCTGACGGGTCATAACGAATTCGATTATGCACACCAAGCTATTCGAAATCCTTGTGTTGTTGATTACCTGTTAAAAACAGAGGGAATGAATCATATTCGAGCTGCGGTAGAACGGGCGTTAACACAGATCTCGGAAGAAAATGATTTTCGCTACCAAGCTGCATGGTTTCGTAGTAAATTGCCACGAGCACTGCCTCAGTTACAACGTCAATTACTGCTGGATGTGCTTAAGCGAACGGATAGACATGATATCGCTTCGCTTCAGGAAGAACTGGATGCTGTGCAGTTACCTTTTCAATCCGATCAACTCGTTATTCCTGTGATTATACGGGTAGAGGAGTGGAACAACTATCAATCTCAGGCGGATCGCAGTCTCATCCGCTATGCCGTTGCCAATGTTGCGGAGGAGCTACTGCAAGACAAGGCCAAGGTGAAGGCGATCGATTTGGACGCTCAGGTCATCGCGTGCTTTATTCAATCCCAAGAGGGGCATCCGTCCAACGGATCTAATACGCAAGAGGAGCGAGGGAGTCAGCTAGATAGCTGGATACAGACCCTTCGTTTTGTCTATGGCACATTGGAGTCAGTGCAGCAATCCTGTGCGGACTGCCTGAATCTCTCTGTATCCATCATGGTTAGTGAGCAGGCTGTAGAGTGGAGCAGGGTTAATCAGGCGATCGCGCAGTTACGTCTGTCGATTCACGAGAGTCCCGGGCTTGGGATGGAAAAGCTCCTGCGTGTAAATATTCAGGATGAATTGCCTTACACCCCTAGCATTATGAATCAACAGGGTGTTGTAGCGCTGCATCTGGATCAGATCAAACAGCGAATAACCGCTGGGGATCGGGAATGGATAGAGTCCTTCCATAAATGGACCGAGGCTGCGAAGGAGGGACTTCAAGATCCATTCTTTCGCATGAAAACGTATACGGGTGCAGCAAGTGTGCTCATTGAAGTCCTGCATGAACTGGGGTTATATGAATCGGCAATGGAAGAGATATCACTGCCTCGAATGCTGCATTTTGACATCCATACCGCGTGGACGGATCTGGTCCTATTTTATCAATCTGCATATGAATGGATGATCTCGAAACGTAGCGATGTCCGCCTGAATGATCAATCACAGATTCTGATCACGATCCATCATTATATCAAACACCATCTGGAGGATGACCTCTCACTTACGCGAATCGCACAGGAAGTCTCTCTTAACCCTTCTTATCTGTCGCGTTGGTACAAACGGATTACAGGTAAAGGCATATCCGACTACATCCATGACCGCAGAGTAGAGCTAAGCAAAGAGTTGCTCCTGGGTTCTTCCTGCAAAATGCATGAAATATCTGCGAAGGTTGGATTTAGCGATCAGCATTATTTTTATCGTTTCTTCAAAAAAGCAATAGGCTGCACCCCTCAAGAGTATCGGGATCAGAAAAGCTAG
- a CDS encoding extracellular solute-binding protein: MNISFKKFSLLTLTMVLATTLAACSSGAGSAENEAEPNTQQDAGGPLTKYDPPIKLTSTMNETGKESLAQGDTHANNIWTRGYKDELGIDVTYEWIVPDANYNDKMNVTLASGDLPDVLKVSAVQFEQLHEAGMLEDLTEVYDKYASELVKEFMSAEDGAGLKPVTKDGKVYAMVSFPGSLDSSDMIWIRQDWLKKVGLEAPKSMQDVIQIAEAFTFEDPDGNGKDDTYGIALNKDLPINAFLLGYHGYLETWIKDASGQVVNGTIQPEVKEGLRELQTLYQKGVLDPEFGVKDFAKMMEDVNAGKSGMFFLPQWAPFQVSSMIKKDQNIDWMSYPVQSIDDQPAKTQNHLSLGGIFAVRKGYEHPEALIKLLNFQAEKMFGESAKEERAAYLNGLTGLGFHNATVSNLPANKNVKAQDEVEQALKTGDTSGLELEAKLFYDDIMDYRNGNLDKWHMERIFGPESSQGVIKYYRDNDLIVMNEFIYAPTRTMNTKQATLDKLRAETFLKIIYGNLSIDEFDNFVANWKKLGGDQITQEVNDTIAANQ; the protein is encoded by the coding sequence ATGAATATATCATTCAAGAAGTTCTCATTATTAACATTAACCATGGTGCTGGCCACCACACTTGCTGCCTGTTCGTCTGGTGCGGGAAGTGCCGAGAATGAAGCTGAGCCGAACACACAGCAGGATGCGGGAGGACCACTTACGAAATATGACCCACCCATTAAATTGACGTCCACCATGAATGAAACAGGGAAAGAATCTCTTGCCCAAGGAGATACACACGCCAATAACATCTGGACCAGAGGGTACAAGGATGAACTCGGTATTGATGTAACGTACGAATGGATTGTTCCGGATGCCAATTATAACGATAAGATGAACGTCACGCTGGCGAGTGGTGATCTGCCGGATGTACTGAAAGTGAGCGCTGTTCAATTCGAACAACTGCATGAAGCGGGAATGCTGGAGGATCTGACCGAAGTATATGACAAGTATGCATCCGAACTGGTGAAGGAGTTCATGTCTGCTGAAGATGGAGCAGGTTTGAAGCCGGTAACGAAGGATGGCAAAGTATACGCCATGGTGAGTTTCCCAGGCTCGCTGGATTCCTCGGATATGATCTGGATTCGTCAGGATTGGTTGAAAAAGGTCGGTCTTGAAGCGCCCAAGTCCATGCAGGATGTCATCCAGATTGCAGAAGCCTTTACCTTCGAAGATCCAGACGGAAATGGCAAAGATGATACGTATGGCATTGCCTTGAACAAGGATTTGCCTATAAACGCGTTCCTGCTCGGTTATCATGGTTATCTCGAAACCTGGATTAAGGATGCTTCAGGTCAAGTCGTGAACGGAACGATCCAACCGGAAGTGAAAGAAGGATTGCGTGAGCTTCAGACTCTGTATCAGAAGGGTGTGCTTGATCCCGAATTTGGCGTTAAGGATTTTGCTAAAATGATGGAGGATGTGAATGCAGGCAAGTCAGGCATGTTCTTCCTGCCACAATGGGCACCTTTTCAGGTTAGCAGCATGATTAAGAAAGACCAGAACATCGACTGGATGTCTTACCCGGTTCAATCCATCGATGATCAGCCAGCCAAAACACAGAATCATCTTAGTCTGGGCGGTATATTTGCCGTTCGCAAAGGCTACGAGCATCCGGAAGCGTTAATTAAGCTGCTCAATTTCCAGGCAGAAAAAATGTTTGGTGAGTCTGCCAAGGAAGAACGGGCTGCTTATTTGAATGGACTGACGGGTCTTGGTTTTCATAATGCAACGGTCTCCAACCTGCCAGCCAACAAAAATGTGAAGGCTCAGGATGAAGTAGAGCAGGCGCTCAAAACAGGAGATACGTCCGGATTGGAACTCGAAGCGAAGCTGTTCTATGACGATATTATGGATTATCGGAATGGGAATCTCGACAAGTGGCATATGGAGCGTATCTTTGGTCCAGAGAGTTCACAAGGTGTGATTAAATATTATCGGGATAATGACCTCATTGTCATGAATGAATTCATCTATGCACCGACGAGAACGATGAATACCAAGCAAGCCACACTGGATAAACTGAGAGCCGAGACATTTCTGAAAATCATCTATGGTAACTTGTCGATTGACGAGTTTGATAACTTTGTAGCCAATTGGAAGAAACTTGGCGGGGATCAGATCACACAAGAAGTGAACGATACAATCGCAGCTAACCAATAG